A portion of the Bacillus sp. es.034 genome contains these proteins:
- a CDS encoding carboxypeptidase regulatory-like domain-containing protein — protein MTFPSNSQYTPVIVGGTPIFDVLGDESPVSTDIVGNSTFPAGFFAYDGENVYFRLRLNGDPRNNQLTGFRNFSWGVLINTTGVAGTYDWLFNVDGLNNRVSLVQNTVKLVNSWNDPAEGTGGGNPNFTQSITNFDYARVTPADSSIGGDQDYFLDWFLPASTVFSFLGINASSAIRAVYFSSANSNNYNKDSLRTSEGFSFANAFTDPITPNQADIRAKLSTNKVRNSGPQSVLLGQQATWTGTVTVTNTGLSQATSVFLDDVIGPDTVTGFVVNTTSQGLTTYNPATKLLTWNIGNLNPGATATLTFTLSGAYTTSGSRNLDRVQASGFDSSTGTGLQSNTSVVTINVQQSSTVNGTITDQTTGLVLPNATVSLLQGMSVIATTQTNSSGFYSFTNVVPGNYTVQAALTNYVTGTVNVTATGGASTTANIALVPQPSTITGNVSNGGAINNATVQLLNNSGTVVDSTTTNVAGNYSFTNVTPGLYNVSVVATGFQSQTKAVVTEPNQASVVNFTLVANPGAISGTVRDASTNNAIPFANLELLDSNGVLIASTTADGSGQYTFNNLAPGTYQVRSFAVNYSSTTVSSTVTAGNTTITNLFLDPNPGSIQGTVVDADTLTAISGASVQAINSQNVIVASTTTDGSGQYSFTSLTPGSYTLLFTASGYATQTLGAIVVSNTVTIVDAALSRLSGALIGTVQDPNASAIPGATVTVFQNNIQISSAITDANGQYMVPGLPPGSYTIVVSAPNYTTETVAAMIESGQTTTVNVTLNENPGTLTGFVRDTDNNPIAGGSVTVQISTGTGIIVATTVTASDGSYTVPNLAPGNYTVVAAATNYQAATQGVTITSNTPSVVNFNLASDPGSIAGNVTNVQTGTPIIGANVQVRVVDSSGAVIATALTDNNGQYVVNGLAPGVYTVVVSALNFQTNAASVQVSSNQTVDGSVALEPDPGRITGTVVDSPGGNPIAGASVNIVNSSGNLITTVLTDSNGLFMVEGLAPDNYTVNVFAANFQNGTVGALVSSGQTTPVSVSLLPNPGSITGTVTPIVPNTIIQLRDVNNVLIDSVVANQDGTFSFNNLTPGTYTVSATAPNYSTAQAGVSVLASQASSVSLTLTPNPGSVSGVVTDNMGTPIGNATIQVFDQSNILIGTGFTDASGHYVIGNLPSGSFTVVANAPGFGQVITGVSLGVGQDLTDVNISLIPNPGSINGQITNLTTGNVIAGATVVIIDGISQIPVATTTTSEFGNYSVSGLAPGSYIVSASKLNFTTEQIGAIVQSDSATRADLALGENPGTLSGNVEDTNGNPITGNNIQISVFNENNVLVVSFFANSDGTYSVPSLAPGTYFVTAAAPNYSSSTVSAIIHSNQTTTVTNVLAANPVTLSVQVLIQNTSIPIEGSTVTIRHSNNITIATGITDANGFVTFTSLPAGTLNITADAATFGTDTKSVIGGPGDILFAELSLSPNPGQIQGFVTNLANGDPIPNAVIQLYDVTNVLVQTTLSNQNGEYTFSGVTPGVYTVVANAAEFGPETAGAIVTSNQTSFLSFALRPNPGIVQGFVRDSVTLAPIAGATVVVRELSGTGPIIFTTITDSSGFFQTTTLSPLMYVLVGSNPNYGSSAVSAEVMSGGVTNVEILLTPNPGSLTGTVRDAQTLQPLSDTLVRVIDSQGTVIATVQTDVNGEYVIPGLAEGSYTVAAINNGYQALLQQVNIQPNTTTLLDFNLLANPATLSGNVVDAVTGSPLTGVIIEVYASGTGILVRRVLTDENGNYLIEGLPQGAFDVIAQLEGYAINVNNVFLAPGQAEVLDIALIPFPATIQGTIRDSVTMNPISGALVKVVIPNTDIVVGSALTSSDGTYSLGNLPTGSYNVVISADGYGTVVIPVILIPNETETVNAALDPNPAGITGTVFNAQTATGIQGALVRIFNSDGVFITSTLTDEDGAYVITGLAEGQYTAIARADGFGDQIAVVTLSPGETEILNFSLSNQPAVLRGTVRDRVNHLPIQSALIQVFRVGTTIPVASVLTDSSGEYLITGLDPREYRVVFSADDYTSEVFRIFLTNGETRTLDVELGRQPATLKGTVTDAGTGTPIQGAAVVTVISGSGIVVASTLTDQEGRYILTGLPAGDYNVIFSADGYVSQTIPITLSLGETAILNAALESNPATITGNVRDAGTLAAIEDALIQVFTTDGRLLGVTLTDRDGNYTLSGLPGGEVVIVVRARGYQSQFQTVTLIRGTTRTLNFLLKDNPASIRGYVTDIQTGAPISQVLVQIFPVGSQVPIRSTLTDPNGFYILSGLPPGNFIIRFTAPGYPVKEVSITLQEGEDRVLNVQLGEVPPPPSNLRPECIAVDKVYDWVIATHNATQHIRLSEGCSELVDELLRRGEGIKVSCQLTPTGCSVIGFERGTPGYVEIRGQAALQLTIQSRVSEAESCTMDIPVYFDKKIAVCLPEGINPGNVNCSIVDIKCREKKGSLTQEQVQIQLIACLEIEILHPVILEVLGTFCTPRTTVERVEEEDDMCY, from the coding sequence GTGACATTTCCCAGTAATTCGCAGTATACCCCTGTTATAGTCGGAGGTACACCCATATTTGATGTCTTAGGAGATGAGAGTCCCGTTTCGACGGACATTGTAGGGAATTCCACTTTTCCTGCGGGTTTTTTTGCATACGACGGGGAGAATGTGTATTTTCGCTTAAGACTGAACGGGGATCCCCGAAACAATCAATTAACAGGTTTCAGAAATTTTTCATGGGGAGTATTAATAAATACTACCGGTGTCGCCGGGACATACGACTGGCTGTTTAACGTGGATGGGTTGAATAACCGAGTCAGCTTGGTTCAGAATACGGTGAAACTGGTTAACTCGTGGAATGATCCAGCCGAAGGGACTGGTGGGGGGAACCCTAACTTTACTCAATCGATCACCAACTTTGATTATGCCAGGGTCACGCCTGCCGATTCAAGCATAGGAGGAGATCAGGATTATTTCCTTGATTGGTTCCTTCCTGCAAGCACAGTGTTTTCTTTCTTAGGAATCAATGCTTCATCCGCTATACGTGCTGTATACTTTTCATCAGCCAACTCTAATAACTATAATAAAGATTCACTTCGGACCAGTGAGGGATTTTCTTTCGCCAATGCATTCACAGACCCAATTACTCCAAATCAAGCCGATATCAGGGCAAAGCTTTCAACGAACAAAGTAAGGAACTCAGGTCCCCAGTCCGTTCTACTTGGTCAGCAGGCAACTTGGACAGGAACTGTCACTGTGACGAATACCGGCCTTTCTCAAGCCACGTCGGTCTTTCTGGATGATGTCATCGGTCCGGATACCGTAACCGGCTTTGTGGTGAATACGACCTCCCAAGGGCTCACCACGTACAATCCAGCTACTAAGTTATTGACCTGGAACATTGGCAACCTGAATCCAGGGGCGACGGCCACATTGACATTCACACTTAGTGGTGCCTATACAACCAGTGGATCAAGAAACCTAGATCGGGTACAGGCATCAGGCTTTGATTCCTCAACAGGTACCGGCCTTCAGTCCAACACTTCCGTGGTTACGATTAACGTACAACAAAGCTCAACCGTCAACGGGACCATCACGGATCAGACAACCGGATTGGTACTTCCGAATGCTACTGTTTCCCTTCTCCAGGGAATGAGTGTCATTGCGACAACACAAACCAATTCAAGTGGTTTTTATTCGTTTACAAATGTAGTGCCGGGCAACTATACGGTTCAAGCGGCATTAACGAATTACGTAACGGGGACAGTGAATGTGACTGCGACGGGAGGGGCTTCAACAACGGCTAATATTGCCCTCGTACCTCAGCCGAGTACGATAACAGGGAACGTCTCTAATGGTGGTGCCATTAATAATGCGACCGTTCAGCTTCTTAATAATTCCGGTACGGTGGTGGATAGCACGACCACCAACGTGGCCGGTAACTATTCCTTCACGAATGTGACACCAGGACTCTATAATGTTTCTGTCGTTGCAACAGGATTCCAATCTCAGACGAAAGCCGTGGTGACAGAACCGAATCAGGCATCTGTGGTCAATTTCACACTGGTTGCCAATCCCGGTGCAATATCCGGTACGGTCCGTGATGCATCTACTAATAATGCGATCCCATTTGCCAATTTAGAACTTCTGGACTCCAATGGGGTGCTCATTGCTTCCACGACGGCTGACGGTAGTGGTCAATATACCTTCAATAATTTAGCACCTGGAACGTATCAGGTCAGGTCCTTTGCTGTTAACTATAGTTCTACGACGGTCTCATCGACAGTCACCGCCGGAAATACCACAATCACCAACCTCTTCCTGGACCCGAATCCAGGATCCATTCAAGGGACGGTCGTTGACGCCGACACCTTGACGGCAATCTCTGGTGCATCCGTACAGGCCATCAATAGTCAAAATGTCATTGTAGCGAGTACCACAACGGATGGAAGTGGGCAATACTCTTTCACCAGTCTTACTCCCGGTTCATATACCCTCTTATTTACAGCGAGTGGTTATGCGACTCAAACACTCGGTGCCATCGTCGTATCAAATACAGTCACCATTGTAGATGCTGCATTATCGAGGCTCTCTGGTGCGCTGATTGGTACCGTTCAGGACCCTAATGCTTCAGCCATTCCCGGAGCAACGGTAACAGTATTTCAGAACAATATCCAGATAAGTTCAGCGATCACGGATGCAAATGGGCAATATATGGTGCCCGGCCTTCCTCCTGGAAGCTACACCATTGTCGTCAGTGCACCAAATTATACGACGGAAACGGTTGCTGCCATGATTGAAAGTGGTCAGACGACAACAGTTAATGTCACCTTAAATGAGAATCCCGGTACATTGACCGGTTTTGTCAGGGATACCGATAATAATCCGATTGCAGGTGGAAGTGTCACCGTGCAAATCAGCACAGGAACGGGCATCATCGTTGCCACAACTGTTACAGCATCAGATGGCTCCTATACGGTTCCGAACCTTGCTCCCGGAAATTATACAGTAGTCGCTGCAGCCACCAATTATCAAGCAGCCACTCAAGGTGTGACGATCACGTCCAATACGCCGAGCGTTGTGAACTTTAATTTGGCATCCGATCCAGGATCCATTGCAGGAAACGTAACCAATGTTCAAACAGGAACCCCGATCATTGGCGCAAATGTTCAGGTGAGGGTGGTGGACTCCAGTGGAGCGGTTATCGCAACAGCGTTAACCGACAATAACGGTCAATATGTCGTGAATGGGTTGGCACCGGGGGTATATACGGTCGTTGTATCGGCCCTGAATTTCCAGACCAACGCTGCATCTGTGCAGGTATCATCCAACCAAACCGTTGATGGCAGTGTGGCATTGGAGCCTGATCCTGGAAGGATAACCGGAACCGTTGTGGATAGTCCGGGAGGCAACCCGATCGCAGGAGCAAGCGTGAATATTGTCAACAGCTCCGGTAATCTGATTACGACGGTACTGACGGATTCAAATGGACTATTCATGGTAGAAGGACTTGCACCGGATAACTATACAGTGAATGTATTCGCTGCTAATTTCCAGAACGGTACAGTCGGTGCTCTCGTTTCTTCAGGACAGACAACACCTGTCTCGGTTTCGTTGCTTCCTAACCCAGGGTCGATTACAGGAACCGTTACTCCTATCGTTCCAAACACAATCATTCAGTTAAGGGACGTAAACAATGTCCTGATCGATTCTGTCGTGGCCAATCAAGATGGTACTTTCTCTTTTAATAACTTGACACCAGGCACATATACAGTGTCAGCTACAGCTCCCAATTATTCCACAGCCCAGGCAGGAGTTTCGGTTCTCGCCAGCCAAGCATCTTCAGTCTCGTTAACACTGACACCTAATCCCGGCTCTGTATCCGGAGTTGTAACCGATAATATGGGAACTCCAATCGGGAATGCCACCATTCAAGTATTTGATCAGAGTAATATCCTGATTGGTACTGGGTTTACCGACGCATCCGGTCACTATGTTATAGGAAATTTACCGAGTGGTTCTTTTACGGTGGTGGCCAATGCGCCTGGATTTGGTCAGGTGATCACAGGAGTCAGTCTTGGAGTGGGGCAGGATTTAACCGACGTCAATATTTCATTGATTCCGAATCCCGGAAGTATCAATGGGCAGATTACCAACCTGACGACTGGCAATGTCATTGCCGGTGCAACAGTAGTGATTATTGACGGGATATCCCAGATCCCTGTAGCAACGACAACGACATCCGAATTCGGTAACTATTCTGTCAGTGGGCTGGCTCCGGGATCCTATATCGTCTCTGCCTCGAAATTGAATTTCACTACAGAACAGATCGGAGCCATCGTCCAAAGTGACTCAGCTACGAGAGCGGATCTTGCCTTAGGGGAGAATCCAGGCACGCTGTCAGGAAACGTGGAGGATACAAACGGAAATCCTATAACGGGTAATAACATTCAAATCTCTGTCTTTAATGAAAACAATGTGCTCGTTGTCAGTTTTTTTGCCAACTCTGATGGGACGTATTCAGTGCCTTCTCTTGCACCAGGCACGTATTTCGTTACAGCTGCAGCCCCGAATTATTCGTCGTCCACCGTATCGGCAATTATTCATTCCAATCAAACCACAACTGTTACCAACGTGTTAGCCGCAAACCCTGTGACCCTCTCAGTGCAGGTGTTGATTCAGAATACCTCAATTCCGATAGAAGGATCGACCGTCACCATTCGTCATTCGAACAATATCACGATTGCCACCGGGATTACGGATGCGAACGGATTCGTCACTTTCACCTCCTTGCCGGCAGGTACGCTGAATATTACGGCAGATGCCGCCACATTCGGGACAGATACGAAGTCTGTTATCGGGGGACCTGGCGACATTCTCTTTGCTGAACTCAGTCTTTCTCCAAATCCTGGACAGATTCAAGGGTTCGTTACGAATCTTGCAAATGGAGATCCCATTCCCAATGCCGTCATCCAACTATACGATGTCACAAATGTACTCGTCCAAACCACTTTATCCAATCAAAATGGGGAGTACACGTTTTCCGGAGTCACCCCTGGAGTATATACGGTGGTGGCAAATGCAGCCGAATTTGGTCCGGAGACGGCAGGAGCGATCGTCACATCTAATCAAACCAGCTTCCTGAGCTTTGCTTTACGTCCAAACCCTGGAATCGTTCAAGGATTCGTAAGGGATTCGGTTACTCTCGCTCCAATAGCAGGAGCCACTGTAGTCGTTCGTGAACTTTCCGGAACCGGGCCGATCATTTTCACCACCATCACAGATTCGAGTGGATTCTTCCAGACAACCACTCTATCCCCATTGATGTATGTACTGGTGGGAAGTAATCCAAATTACGGGTCTTCAGCAGTTTCAGCAGAAGTCATGAGCGGAGGGGTCACCAATGTTGAAATTCTTCTCACACCGAATCCCGGTTCATTAACGGGGACGGTCAGAGATGCGCAAACCTTACAACCGTTATCGGACACCTTGGTAAGGGTCATTGACAGCCAGGGTACGGTTATCGCCACAGTACAGACGGATGTGAACGGGGAGTATGTCATTCCTGGTCTGGCAGAGGGAAGCTATACCGTTGCGGCGATCAATAATGGTTATCAGGCTTTACTTCAGCAAGTCAACATTCAACCCAACACTACCACTTTGTTAGACTTCAATCTTCTGGCTAACCCTGCTACCCTCAGTGGAAATGTCGTGGATGCCGTTACAGGTTCTCCTTTGACAGGAGTCATCATTGAAGTTTATGCAAGCGGCACAGGCATATTAGTAAGGAGGGTCCTTACGGATGAAAACGGAAATTATTTAATAGAAGGGCTGCCTCAGGGAGCGTTTGATGTCATTGCCCAACTTGAAGGATACGCCATCAATGTTAATAATGTCTTCTTAGCACCTGGTCAAGCTGAGGTGTTGGATATCGCTCTGATCCCGTTCCCGGCAACGATTCAAGGGACGATACGAGATTCTGTTACAATGAACCCGATCAGCGGAGCACTTGTCAAAGTGGTGATACCAAATACAGATATCGTCGTTGGAAGCGCCCTGACATCGAGCGATGGAACGTATTCCCTCGGCAACTTACCAACCGGTAGTTACAATGTGGTCATTTCTGCAGACGGTTATGGAACAGTCGTCATTCCAGTCATCCTTATTCCCAATGAGACAGAAACAGTGAATGCAGCGTTAGATCCTAATCCTGCTGGAATTACAGGTACTGTCTTCAATGCACAAACTGCGACTGGAATCCAAGGCGCATTAGTAAGGATCTTTAACTCAGACGGTGTGTTTATTACCAGCACCCTGACGGATGAAGATGGAGCTTACGTGATTACCGGGTTAGCAGAAGGTCAATATACGGCCATAGCAAGGGCAGATGGGTTTGGGGATCAAATAGCGGTTGTGACGTTATCACCAGGTGAAACGGAAATTCTTAATTTTAGTCTATCGAACCAACCGGCAGTTCTTAGAGGAACCGTTCGGGACAGAGTCAATCATCTCCCCATTCAATCAGCGCTTATCCAAGTATTCAGGGTAGGGACGACAATCCCCGTAGCTTCTGTCCTCACCGATAGCTCAGGGGAGTACCTGATTACTGGACTTGATCCCCGTGAGTACCGGGTGGTCTTCTCTGCAGATGACTATACCAGTGAAGTATTCAGGATCTTCCTCACAAATGGAGAAACGAGAACTCTGGATGTAGAACTTGGCCGACAGCCTGCCACCCTGAAAGGCACGGTCACGGATGCTGGGACAGGAACTCCAATTCAAGGTGCCGCTGTCGTCACAGTCATCAGTGGGTCTGGAATTGTGGTGGCATCAACCTTGACGGACCAAGAGGGAAGGTATATTCTGACCGGGCTACCTGCAGGTGACTATAATGTTATTTTCTCCGCAGACGGATATGTCAGCCAGACAATCCCTATTACCCTTAGTCTAGGAGAAACGGCAATTCTTAATGCAGCACTAGAATCAAATCCGGCTACGATCACCGGAAATGTTAGGGATGCAGGTACACTGGCTGCCATTGAGGATGCCCTTATCCAAGTCTTTACAACCGATGGAAGATTACTGGGTGTGACGCTTACGGACAGGGATGGGAACTATACACTTTCAGGACTGCCTGGAGGAGAAGTGGTCATCGTTGTTAGAGCAAGAGGATATCAAAGTCAATTCCAAACGGTCACACTCATCAGGGGGACCACAAGAACGCTCAACTTCTTGCTAAAAGACAATCCTGCGAGTATCAGAGGATATGTTACAGATATTCAGACGGGAGCACCGATTTCACAAGTACTTGTACAGATTTTCCCCGTTGGATCCCAAGTCCCGATACGATCCACCTTAACTGATCCCAATGGATTCTATATCTTGTCAGGGCTGCCGCCTGGGAATTTCATCATCAGGTTTACGGCACCGGGATACCCGGTGAAAGAGGTGAGCATCACTCTGCAAGAAGGTGAGGATCGGGTGCTGAATGTTCAGTTAGGAGAAGTACCCCCTCCACCATCAAATTTGAGACCTGAATGCATCGCGGTAGACAAGGTATATGATTGGGTCATTGCTACCCATAACGCAACGCAACATATTAGGTTATCCGAAGGCTGCAGTGAGCTGGTGGATGAACTCCTAAGAAGGGGAGAGGGCATAAAGGTTTCTTGTCAGTTAACCCCCACCGGATGTTCAGTCATCGGATTTGAAAGAGGGACACCGGGATATGTGGAGATTCGTGGGCAAGCAGCGCTTCAATTGACCATCCAATCCCGGGTAAGTGAAGCAGAGTCCTGCACGATGGATATACCGGTCTACTTTGATAAAAAGATCGCCGTTTGCTTACCTGAAGGAATTAATCCCGGAAATGTGAACTGCTCCATAGTAGATATTAAATGTAGGGAAAAGAAGGGAAGTCTGACCCAGGAACAGGTACAAATTCAACTCATCGCCTGCCTGGAAATTGAAATCCTTCACCCGGTCATCCTCGAAGTACTTGGTACATTTTGTACTCCAAGAACAACGGTGGAGCGGGTAGAAGAAGAGGATGATATGTGTTACTAA
- the mraY gene encoding phospho-N-acetylmuramoyl-pentapeptide-transferase codes for MRDQLIPAIIAFVLVSALSPLFIALLRKLKLLQPIRKELPSNHQIKKGTPLMFGIILFIGIIVSLFFSPTPLMFFLAITYILFSFIGFLDDFWKASRQDPGGVSSKTKLIFQFLFTGTLLFYLMNALGIDTTIGIYQNFSIDLPMYLYLIVITLFVVGSANAINFTDGLDGLLGVVAIPTYFFFFMISDSSEVQLFCLVMIGCLLGFLIYNIFPARAFMGDTGSLAIGGSLSFLAVIEKVEILIPLLFFIYFAEQLSVILQVASFKSRGKRIFRMTPIHYHYCLKYGWGETTIVTAFGFVSWICTFICFAYWKIVLYP; via the coding sequence GTGAGAGATCAATTAATCCCGGCCATTATTGCTTTTGTTTTAGTCTCAGCTTTATCCCCTCTGTTCATTGCACTCTTACGAAAATTAAAGCTCCTGCAGCCGATCCGAAAAGAGCTTCCTTCCAATCATCAAATCAAAAAAGGGACTCCCCTGATGTTTGGAATCATCCTCTTTATCGGAATTATCGTATCCTTATTTTTTTCGCCTACGCCCCTGATGTTTTTCTTGGCCATAACCTACATTCTATTCAGCTTCATTGGCTTTTTGGATGACTTTTGGAAAGCGTCCCGTCAAGATCCCGGTGGTGTTTCAAGTAAAACGAAGCTTATCTTCCAATTTCTATTTACGGGTACGCTGCTTTTCTACTTGATGAATGCACTAGGAATTGATACGACCATTGGCATCTATCAAAATTTCTCTATTGATCTTCCAATGTACTTATATCTCATTGTCATCACCTTATTTGTCGTCGGTTCTGCCAATGCGATTAATTTTACAGACGGCTTGGACGGTCTATTAGGAGTCGTCGCGATTCCAACCTATTTTTTCTTTTTTATGATTTCGGACAGTAGTGAGGTCCAGCTTTTTTGTTTAGTGATGATTGGCTGCTTACTGGGGTTTCTTATTTATAATATCTTTCCTGCCCGTGCTTTTATGGGGGATACAGGGTCATTGGCGATAGGGGGCTCCCTTTCATTTCTTGCCGTTATTGAAAAAGTGGAAATTCTCATCCCCCTGCTATTCTTTATCTACTTTGCTGAACAACTTTCGGTCATTCTGCAGGTGGCTTCATTTAAATCGAGGGGTAAGCGAATCTTCAGAATGACTCCGATTCATTACCACTACTGCTTAAAATACGGCTGGGGTGAAACAACCATTGTGACCGCCTTTGGGTTTGTTTCGTGGATTTGTACGTTTATATGTTTTGCGTATTGGAAGATTGTTCTCTATCCCTAA
- a CDS encoding class I SAM-dependent methyltransferase, with translation MSKIIEYYNQFDEWGRLEREPVEFQVNWHYMRKYMPRSGSVLDNGAGPGKYSMELAKVGYRVTLTDLTPRLVDIAKGKAMELHLEEQFEGFHAADARDLHMLEDEQFDSSFMLGPMYHLQKENDRISAVKELNRVTKKDGLVFVAFMPRIRHILTSLLSPDNWKPHDEMDNIMQFSQSGCFNHADEGRFTGAYYFEIEDINPFMEENGFETIELIGSNAGTVLNQGNWNYWREKGGDEVRKIIDLIIERATDPYILGISSHLLYIGRKK, from the coding sequence CTGAGTAAGATTATTGAGTATTACAATCAATTTGATGAGTGGGGAAGACTTGAACGTGAACCCGTTGAATTTCAGGTGAATTGGCATTACATGAGAAAATATATGCCCCGTTCAGGATCTGTTCTTGATAATGGAGCGGGACCGGGGAAATATTCAATGGAACTGGCCAAAGTTGGATATAGGGTGACGCTGACCGACTTGACCCCACGATTAGTTGATATCGCAAAAGGAAAAGCAATGGAACTCCATTTAGAAGAACAATTCGAAGGGTTTCATGCAGCAGACGCCAGGGACCTTCACATGCTTGAAGATGAACAGTTCGATTCTTCCTTCATGCTTGGTCCTATGTACCACCTGCAAAAAGAAAACGACCGCATAAGCGCCGTGAAAGAATTAAATCGAGTGACCAAAAAAGATGGGCTGGTCTTTGTTGCGTTTATGCCGAGAATCAGACATATCCTCACATCGCTTCTATCTCCTGACAACTGGAAGCCCCATGATGAGATGGACAACATAATGCAATTTTCCCAATCAGGCTGCTTTAATCACGCTGATGAAGGGCGATTTACAGGAGCCTATTATTTCGAAATAGAAGATATCAATCCTTTTATGGAAGAGAACGGTTTTGAAACAATCGAGCTGATTGGTTCCAATGCAGGCACCGTTTTGAATCAAGGTAATTGGAATTACTGGAGAGAAAAAGGGGGAGACGAAGTAAGGAAGATCATAGATTTGATTATAGAAAGAGCGACAGATCCTTATATTCTTGGCATTTCTTCTCACCTGCTTTATATTGGACGGAAAAAATAA
- a CDS encoding VOC family protein: protein MNEKLLRIGTTYIPVADVVRSSEWYVTNLGAELNYKDEDKAILNLANQSIFLVKSKENESANFIDVHGKERFSLTFEVDGLEVLENMRGDFIRRGMKVGEIEDRGHSGRNFVFYDVDGNKFDVWSELSPTFREKYLVSESK from the coding sequence ATGAACGAAAAATTGTTAAGGATCGGAACAACTTATATTCCAGTGGCTGACGTGGTACGTTCTTCGGAATGGTACGTAACGAATTTGGGGGCAGAATTAAACTATAAAGATGAGGATAAAGCCATTTTGAATCTTGCCAACCAAAGCATCTTTCTTGTGAAATCAAAAGAAAACGAGAGTGCTAACTTTATAGATGTTCATGGTAAGGAACGCTTTTCTTTAACATTTGAAGTGGATGGGTTAGAGGTTTTGGAAAATATGCGCGGGGATTTTATTCGTCGAGGGATGAAGGTTGGAGAGATTGAGGACAGGGGTCACTCGGGGAGGAATTTTGTTTTTTATGATGTGGATGGCAATAAGTTCGATGTGTGGAGTGAACTTAGTCCGACTTTCAGGGAGAAGTATTTGGTTTCGGAATCAAAATAG